One genomic region from Blastopirellula marina encodes:
- a CDS encoding TonB-dependent receptor plug domain-containing protein — protein MACWGTSASAQDLVSTQATTVQQAALQEEAESTDATDDVPSTSSVPDSDVPLLPPVVVQSEPNSGDTQRDYDATFSNATVVTPTATGTEERKFGGTVQVIARDQIEKSDAFTVGEILARQPGVDVVNSGGPGGVRSIFLRGANSQHTKVMIDGSPVNDPSSPSRGFDAANLTLDNVERIEILQGPQSLLYGSEAIGGVVNIITRRGQGPMSGAISAQGGAFGTHREGGYVQGSQGAFDYSFSGSWLDTQSFSAASSGVENDPFEVGALSGAFGVQLTDNTEFVYRLRYTDARAHIDDASFSIGIPPTDDLLRLNLTKNFVQRFEINNTLLDGNIQQQFAYDYTEYQRNDRDDVFPANAEGATRQFTYLGTALLWPDHEFSVGVQHWDESATTEYLPSPPESASQYQSGIFFQDQISFWNRLHLTAGVRWDDHSAAGAHQTYRTTAAYEIHETNTRLRASLGTGYRAPALSENLFPFGTPNLRPEQSRGWEYGIDQSLFDDDVVLGATYFRNDYQDLILFDPMTFTLLNIGQARSHGVELTADWYISPAWTVWGSYTHTDTWDADTGLPLVRRPKDKGTFGITRYFGSGCGSITLAARMVGNRLDARDGSVVLANYNVIDVYGDYWIRPNMRWFYKIDNLFNEQYEEVTGYATSDAAIYSGVEWTF, from the coding sequence ATGGCATGCTGGGGTACATCGGCGTCTGCTCAAGACCTGGTATCAACTCAGGCAACTACGGTACAACAAGCGGCCCTTCAAGAAGAAGCGGAAAGTACCGACGCCACGGACGACGTGCCAAGCACTTCATCGGTTCCTGATTCTGACGTACCACTTTTGCCTCCAGTCGTCGTTCAAAGCGAACCCAACAGCGGCGATACCCAGCGCGACTACGATGCAACGTTTTCCAACGCAACCGTCGTCACTCCAACTGCTACTGGTACCGAGGAAAGAAAGTTCGGCGGTACCGTGCAGGTGATCGCCCGTGATCAAATTGAAAAGTCCGATGCCTTTACCGTAGGTGAGATTCTCGCTCGACAACCAGGGGTCGATGTGGTGAACTCAGGCGGCCCAGGTGGCGTTCGATCGATCTTCTTGCGCGGAGCGAACTCGCAGCACACCAAGGTTATGATTGACGGATCACCGGTAAATGATCCCAGCAGCCCCAGCCGTGGTTTCGATGCGGCAAACCTGACGCTCGATAATGTCGAGCGAATTGAAATTCTTCAGGGGCCTCAAAGCTTACTCTATGGGTCGGAAGCGATCGGCGGTGTCGTGAATATCATCACGCGTCGTGGACAAGGTCCGATGTCCGGAGCAATCTCTGCCCAAGGGGGTGCTTTCGGAACACATCGCGAAGGGGGCTACGTTCAAGGCAGTCAGGGAGCGTTCGATTATTCGTTCTCGGGATCCTGGTTAGATACCCAGTCATTTTCAGCAGCGTCTAGCGGCGTCGAAAACGATCCCTTTGAGGTCGGAGCACTTTCTGGGGCGTTTGGAGTTCAACTTACCGACAACACCGAATTTGTTTACCGCCTGCGTTATACGGATGCTCGGGCACACATTGACGATGCTTCTTTCTCCATCGGAATTCCTCCTACGGATGATCTTTTGCGGCTCAATTTGACGAAGAATTTCGTTCAACGATTTGAGATCAACAACACGCTGCTTGATGGCAACATCCAACAGCAGTTTGCATACGACTACACCGAATACCAACGAAATGATCGGGATGACGTCTTCCCTGCCAATGCCGAAGGAGCAACTCGACAGTTTACCTACCTGGGAACGGCACTGTTATGGCCAGACCACGAGTTTTCCGTTGGCGTGCAGCACTGGGATGAATCGGCAACCACCGAGTATCTTCCTTCTCCGCCTGAATCGGCGAGTCAGTATCAGTCCGGCATCTTCTTCCAGGACCAGATTTCTTTTTGGAATCGCCTACATTTGACCGCCGGAGTACGCTGGGACGATCATAGTGCGGCAGGTGCACATCAAACGTATCGAACGACCGCGGCCTACGAAATCCATGAGACCAACACACGTCTTCGAGCAAGTCTAGGCACCGGTTACCGAGCCCCTGCGTTGTCGGAAAACCTCTTTCCTTTTGGAACGCCGAACTTGCGTCCCGAGCAGAGCCGAGGCTGGGAATATGGGATCGATCAATCGCTGTTCGACGACGATGTTGTTTTGGGAGCGACCTACTTCCGCAACGACTACCAAGATTTAATACTCTTCGATCCAATGACCTTTACACTCCTGAACATCGGTCAGGCTCGCTCTCATGGCGTGGAATTGACCGCTGATTGGTATATCAGCCCAGCGTGGACGGTGTGGGGATCTTATACGCATACCGATACCTGGGATGCCGATACGGGCCTTCCTTTGGTGCGCCGTCCCAAAGACAAAGGGACGTTTGGTATTACACGATACTTTGGATCTGGTTGCGGTTCGATAACGCTGGCTGCTCGCATGGTCGGTAATCGCTTGGATGCCCGTGATGGATCCGTTGTATTGGCTAACTACAACGTGATCGACGTGTATGGCGACTATTGGATTCGTCCGAACATGCGTTGGTTCTACAAGATCGATAACCTCTTCAACGAGCAATACGAAGAGGTCACTGGCTACGCGACTTCCGATGCGGCCATCTATAGCGGCGTCGAGTGGACGTTCTAA
- a CDS encoding metallophosphoesterase: MDWFLSDLHMFSRRSIYHEHEDEILSRAAEARVFVLGGDIVDFSWTTLPSVEATIDASMQWLTDLVESNRNCQFHYLLGNHDCHADFVSRLGDVAEANENFHWEPYFLRIGSAVMLHGDAVHLKQRTNLALATQRNRKHQFKQPEYRHQIYEMAIRSRLHAVVGKLANPRRVVAGRIWDYLTNEKVDMGSSVQNVYFGHTHVPMSDYAFRGIHFHNGGASISGLKFNMLPMKLDGQCQPFADTSRLA, from the coding sequence ATGGATTGGTTCCTTTCCGATCTTCACATGTTTTCTCGGCGCTCGATCTACCACGAACATGAAGACGAGATACTGTCCCGCGCCGCCGAGGCTCGCGTGTTCGTACTGGGCGGAGACATCGTTGACTTTTCGTGGACGACACTACCATCGGTCGAGGCAACTATCGACGCTTCGATGCAGTGGCTGACTGACCTGGTCGAGTCGAATAGAAATTGTCAATTTCACTATTTGCTGGGCAACCATGATTGCCACGCTGACTTTGTGAGTCGGCTTGGAGACGTGGCTGAAGCGAACGAAAACTTTCACTGGGAACCGTACTTCCTTCGTATCGGTTCGGCGGTCATGTTGCATGGCGATGCGGTGCACCTAAAGCAACGTACCAATCTGGCGCTGGCCACACAGCGAAACCGGAAGCATCAATTCAAGCAGCCTGAATATCGCCACCAGATTTACGAAATGGCCATTCGCTCTCGCCTTCACGCTGTGGTCGGCAAATTGGCCAATCCTCGTCGCGTTGTCGCTGGAAGAATCTGGGACTACCTTACCAACGAGAAAGTGGATATGGGTAGTTCCGTACAAAACGTCTACTTTGGACATACCCACGTTCCTATGAGCGATTATGCTTTTCGTGGAATTCATTTCCACAATGGCGGAGCATCGATTTCAGGTTTGAAGTTCAACATGCTGCCGATGAAACTCGATGGCCAGTGCCAGCCTTTCGCTGATACCTCACGTCTCGCGTGA
- a CDS encoding MJ0042-type zinc finger domain-containing protein, translating to MTAIAKCTNCDSAFKVKDHLVGKAVRCPRCGEPFRVASGGSRTTIAPKVSESAGNKTLEGEAGDSSVNSSSPDTLSAESSADAFFDTHEDVDALYAANVTSARQRKQRRQMTVLIGSGCVAAILLIVGTVIAFQYAYDKNAIPLELADPRVVDTENLNGTWRPYSDTHWGYTVRMPGDPRIQTEDEDQIRTLTLKDQEFGTLRVEFRKESHPEWNEFFAKVERDEIFQGVPAGNVMKISSDVTYRTDSVAVHRYILVSKDSRLTKDVAVVCKFSAKGKTITAMWSGKREMLRSPEVLYFFSSLEISGDRYITH from the coding sequence GTGACGGCGATTGCTAAGTGTACGAACTGTGATTCAGCCTTCAAAGTAAAAGACCACTTGGTTGGCAAGGCGGTCCGCTGCCCTCGTTGCGGCGAGCCATTTCGTGTCGCTTCAGGTGGAAGCCGCACTACCATAGCTCCGAAGGTATCTGAGTCTGCTGGAAATAAAACGCTTGAAGGTGAGGCAGGCGACTCCAGCGTTAATTCCTCTTCACCCGATACTTTGTCTGCTGAGTCTTCCGCTGATGCATTCTTTGACACCCACGAAGATGTAGACGCTTTATATGCTGCCAATGTGACGTCTGCCAGGCAGCGAAAACAGCGGCGGCAGATGACCGTTCTGATTGGCAGCGGGTGTGTGGCAGCAATCTTGCTTATCGTTGGAACGGTCATTGCTTTTCAATATGCATACGACAAGAACGCCATTCCGCTGGAACTGGCCGATCCACGGGTTGTCGATACAGAGAACCTGAATGGAACTTGGAGGCCGTATAGCGACACTCATTGGGGCTACACCGTTCGCATGCCAGGCGATCCGAGGATTCAGACGGAGGATGAGGACCAGATACGAACACTTACGCTCAAGGATCAAGAGTTCGGCACCTTGAGAGTGGAATTTCGTAAGGAGTCACATCCGGAATGGAACGAGTTCTTTGCTAAGGTGGAGCGTGATGAGATTTTTCAGGGAGTACCTGCCGGAAACGTTATGAAAATCAGTTCTGATGTCACCTATCGAACCGATTCAGTAGCTGTTCACCGCTACATTCTTGTCAGCAAGGATAGTCGCCTAACAAAAGATGTCGCGGTCGTATGTAAATTCTCGGCAAAAGGCAAGACAATCACCGCCATGTGGTCAGGAAAACGCGAGATGCTTCGTTCGCCCGAAGTTCTCTATTTTTTTTCATCCCTCGAGATCTCTGGGGATCGATACATAACGCATTAA
- a CDS encoding ParA family protein, protein MRSIAILNQKGGVGKTTTAVNLASAIARMGHKVCVLDLDPQAHASLHLGIGVASGTESIYQVLMGEASLEEVRHEAGENLWCIPAHLDLAAAEMELAGEVGREMILRDAMEVHGKQYDYLIIDCPPSLGVLTLNALACVDEVFLPLQPHFLALHGLSKLLRTVDIVSKRINPGLRLTGVVLCLFESGTRLAGEVAGDVHDFFDRGTSEGKTWASAEVFQTRIRRNIRLAEAPSFGQSIFDYDPSSNGAEDYTNLAREVLGLGLSSKSTEEAMAESAAA, encoded by the coding sequence ATGCGGTCGATTGCTATTTTGAATCAAAAAGGGGGCGTTGGAAAAACGACCACCGCCGTCAACCTCGCTTCTGCGATCGCACGTATGGGGCACAAAGTTTGTGTTTTGGATCTCGATCCCCAGGCACACGCCTCACTTCATTTGGGAATTGGAGTCGCTTCGGGGACCGAATCAATTTATCAGGTACTAATGGGGGAAGCTTCCTTGGAGGAAGTTCGTCATGAAGCAGGCGAAAACCTATGGTGCATCCCAGCCCATCTCGACTTGGCCGCTGCTGAAATGGAACTCGCCGGAGAAGTCGGTCGCGAGATGATTCTTCGTGACGCGATGGAGGTCCACGGCAAGCAATACGATTACCTGATCATCGACTGCCCGCCGAGCCTGGGTGTACTGACGCTTAACGCATTGGCATGTGTTGACGAAGTCTTTTTGCCGCTCCAACCTCATTTCCTTGCTTTGCACGGTTTGAGCAAGCTGCTTCGTACCGTCGATATCGTTTCCAAGCGAATTAATCCGGGATTGAGGCTCACCGGGGTAGTGCTTTGCCTGTTTGAGTCTGGAACTCGCCTGGCCGGCGAAGTGGCTGGCGATGTCCATGATTTCTTCGACCGGGGAACGTCTGAAGGCAAGACATGGGCAAGTGCGGAAGTCTTTCAAACACGTATCCGCCGCAATATTCGCTTGGCTGAAGCACCAAGTTTTGGGCAATCAATCTTCGATTATGACCCCAGTTCCAACGGTGCCGAGGACTACACCAACCTGGCTCGAGAAGTCTTGGGCCTCGGTTTGTCCAGCAAATCAACCGAAGAAGCCATGGCTGAATCGGCGGCGGCTTAG
- the nagB gene encoding glucosamine-6-phosphate deaminase, with the protein MRVIIEPSAELGSQRAAAIVAQLVRKKPRAILGLATGGTPLKLYQELIRMHQGEGLDFSRVTSFNLDEYVGLPPTHPQSYRHFMTENLFRHINIDIRNTHVPDGRALDYETYGSQYEAMIDEAGGIDLQILGIGRDGHIAFNEPGSSLGSRTRLKTLAPETIRDNARFFGTEEDVPRLAITMGVGTILESKKCILLAFGKEKAEAIAATVEGPVTAQVTGSALQFHRDVVVILDEKSASQLQRRSYYDEVEEAHRRLQSGEVK; encoded by the coding sequence GTGCGTGTCATTATCGAACCTTCGGCCGAACTCGGAAGTCAGCGTGCCGCCGCGATTGTCGCTCAACTTGTTCGCAAGAAACCCCGTGCTATCCTGGGGTTAGCAACTGGTGGCACCCCGCTGAAGCTCTATCAAGAGCTGATCCGTATGCACCAAGGCGAAGGGCTCGATTTTTCGCGGGTTACCTCCTTTAACTTGGACGAATACGTCGGCCTGCCGCCAACGCATCCGCAAAGTTATCGCCACTTCATGACGGAAAACCTCTTCCGTCATATCAACATCGATATCCGCAACACCCATGTCCCAGATGGCCGGGCACTCGATTATGAGACCTACGGATCTCAATACGAGGCCATGATCGACGAGGCCGGTGGCATCGACCTGCAGATCCTTGGCATTGGCCGCGACGGACATATCGCGTTTAACGAGCCGGGTTCGTCGCTGGGAAGCCGAACCCGCTTGAAGACGCTTGCTCCGGAAACAATTCGTGATAACGCCCGCTTCTTTGGTACCGAAGAAGACGTTCCTCGCTTGGCCATCACGATGGGAGTGGGTACCATCCTGGAGTCGAAGAAGTGTATACTTCTCGCTTTCGGCAAGGAAAAGGCCGAAGCGATCGCCGCGACGGTCGAAGGACCAGTTACGGCACAAGTCACCGGAAGCGCATTGCAGTTCCATCGGGATGTGGTCGTGATTCTCGACGAAAAATCGGCCTCGCAATTGCAGCGGCGTTCCTACTACGATGAAGTAGAGGAGGCGCATCGGCGGCTTCAATCCGGAGAAGTCAAGTAA
- a CDS encoding rhomboid family intramembrane serine protease — MRQIGKLSSENHAARFVDYLLTQGIHSKADANSQGEWSIWIHEENQVDQARTELEAFRSNPDDTRYRSAGDEAAGIRKMEQLREKERRKNIREVKHRSVGTGAGLSGAPVTKGIMIICIGIAVIGMFASNYSMKDPGLGDQLYGALSFLSPRDLQAYEISPEPNSLRTIERGQVWRLITPAFLHARGGSMAIMHVGFNMYMLFMLGPILERRIGSFQFLLLNLGLALAGNLAQGVIPMLIELHGGNLVQFERFYGGVNFLGYSGVVYGLFGYLWMRSNNDPTFGIMINQSSIIILMIWFFLCWFNVIGSVANLAHTGGLVAGMLVGYIQAMSRR; from the coding sequence ATGCGCCAGATCGGTAAGCTCTCTTCCGAAAACCATGCTGCACGTTTCGTCGACTATTTGTTGACGCAAGGCATCCACTCCAAAGCCGACGCAAACTCGCAGGGGGAGTGGTCTATCTGGATTCACGAAGAAAACCAAGTCGATCAGGCGCGCACGGAACTAGAGGCATTCCGCTCCAATCCCGACGACACTCGCTACCGCTCTGCCGGCGACGAAGCCGCTGGCATCCGGAAAATGGAGCAGCTTCGGGAAAAAGAGCGGCGCAAGAACATTCGTGAGGTAAAACATCGCTCGGTCGGGACAGGTGCAGGACTCTCAGGGGCACCAGTCACCAAAGGCATCATGATCATTTGCATCGGGATTGCTGTGATCGGCATGTTTGCCTCCAATTACTCGATGAAAGACCCCGGATTGGGTGACCAGCTTTACGGTGCCCTCAGCTTCCTATCCCCTCGTGACTTGCAAGCGTACGAGATTTCGCCGGAACCTAACTCACTTCGTACGATCGAACGAGGACAAGTCTGGCGGCTGATTACGCCGGCTTTTCTTCATGCACGCGGCGGAAGCATGGCCATCATGCATGTTGGCTTCAACATGTATATGCTTTTCATGCTGGGCCCTATTTTGGAACGCCGTATAGGCAGTTTCCAATTTTTGCTGCTGAACCTCGGATTGGCACTCGCCGGGAATCTGGCCCAAGGGGTAATACCTATGCTCATCGAGCTTCACGGTGGCAACCTGGTGCAATTCGAGCGATTTTACGGCGGGGTAAACTTCCTGGGCTACTCGGGTGTCGTCTATGGGTTGTTTGGATACCTGTGGATGCGCTCCAACAACGATCCAACCTTTGGCATCATGATCAACCAGTCGTCGATCATCATACTTATGATCTGGTTTTTCCTGTGCTGGTTTAATGTGATCGGCAGTGTCGCCAATCTGGCGCATACCGGCGGCTTGGTTGCTGGCATGCTTGTGGGTTACATCCAAGCGATGTCGAGGCGTTGA
- the aroB gene encoding 3-dehydroquinate synthase, translating to MTPTNPTAFASQTVHVPLSERSYDISIGTGNLAEVGRWITSLRSVTHAVLISDANVAQHYLNPVSESLEAEGIRVTTLVVPAGEPSKSVGTSQELWEKALADRVDRKSIVVALGGGVIGDLAGFIAATMTRGLDFFQIPTTLLAQVDSSVGGKVGINLPAAKNIVGCFWQPKGVLIDTAVLETLPRREYLSGLAEVVKYGVILDPEFFEYLEANVQPMLDRDAVVLQKIVARSCELKAQVVAEDERETTGLRAILNYGHTYCHALETVSGYGQYLHGEAVSVGMLCASRLGEKLGVFDQEATKRQYKLLTALGLPVDVPKLDKEAILSAMQRDKKVEHGKLRFIVPHSIGKVVLTSDIPAGVAMEAWTDGYVS from the coding sequence ATGACCCCGACAAACCCCACCGCATTCGCCTCGCAGACTGTTCACGTCCCTCTGTCCGAACGCTCGTACGACATTTCCATCGGCACTGGTAACCTGGCAGAGGTTGGTCGCTGGATCACATCCCTACGTAGTGTCACGCACGCTGTCTTGATCAGTGATGCCAATGTCGCTCAGCACTATCTCAATCCCGTTAGTGAAAGCCTGGAAGCAGAAGGGATTCGCGTCACCACGCTGGTCGTCCCAGCCGGAGAACCCAGCAAGTCGGTGGGAACTTCCCAGGAACTTTGGGAAAAGGCCCTTGCCGATCGCGTTGATCGTAAATCGATTGTGGTGGCCTTGGGGGGCGGCGTCATCGGCGACCTCGCCGGATTCATTGCCGCCACCATGACGCGGGGACTCGATTTCTTTCAGATACCAACCACGCTTCTTGCCCAGGTCGACAGTAGCGTCGGCGGCAAAGTTGGTATTAACTTGCCGGCGGCGAAGAATATCGTGGGATGCTTCTGGCAACCGAAGGGCGTGCTGATCGACACGGCAGTTTTGGAAACGCTGCCGCGAAGAGAGTATCTATCCGGCCTGGCTGAAGTCGTGAAGTACGGTGTGATTCTCGATCCCGAATTCTTTGAATACCTGGAAGCCAACGTTCAACCGATGCTCGATCGCGATGCGGTCGTATTGCAAAAGATTGTCGCGAGAAGCTGTGAATTGAAGGCCCAAGTCGTCGCAGAGGACGAACGCGAGACAACCGGCCTGCGTGCGATCCTCAACTACGGTCATACCTACTGCCATGCCCTGGAAACGGTATCAGGCTATGGCCAGTACCTGCACGGCGAGGCGGTTTCCGTCGGGATGCTTTGTGCTTCTCGCCTGGGAGAAAAACTGGGCGTGTTTGATCAGGAAGCGACCAAGCGGCAGTACAAATTGCTAACCGCTCTCGGCTTACCAGTCGATGTTCCGAAACTGGATAAAGAGGCCATTCTGTCCGCCATGCAGCGGGATAAGAAAGTCGAGCACGGCAAGCTGCGATTCATCGTCCCGCACAGCATTGGCAAAGTCGTGCTCACGTCCGATATACCCGCAGGCGTGGCCATGGAAGCCTGGACCGACGGGTACGTGAGCTAG